CCTTGTACGAAATCATCCCGGTTTCATCATCGGTTTTCGGCTTACCGTCCGCAACGATGCTACGCCCGTCATTGGTGTGCATCACGTAGTTCGGACCGGAACAGGCGCTCAGGGCAAAAGTCAGCATACATGCGGAAATAATTGCGGCAGTCTTTTTCATCTTCTTCTCCTTAAAGCTGTTTATGCTATTAAAAACGTACTCCGTAACAGGCAAAAAGATTTGCCTAACATAATTCAGCATAAGCTACTGGTCTGATTTCGCCACAACATCCAGAAGATTCCTGGTGACCGTACACTTCTTGAATCAACGACCAATTTGCGCCACGATCGGATTACTGAACCGAGGAATACCATGAACGCTTTCAATCCCGCGCAGTTTCGCGCGCAATTTCCGGCACTCGCTGACGCGGGCGTCTATCTGGATAGCGCCGCGACGGCCCTTAAACCGCAGGCCGTCATCGAGGCGACCCGGCAGTTCTATAGCCTGAGCGCTGGCAACGTCCATCGCAGCCAGTTCGCCGAAGCCCAGCGCCTGACCGCGCGCTATGAGGCCGCACGGGAAAAAGTGGCGCATTTGCTGAATGCGCCAGATGACAAAACCATCGTCTGGACCCGGGGCACGACGGAGGCCATCAATATGGTGGCGCAGAGTTATGCCCGCCCTCGCCTGCAACCGGGCGATGAAATCATCGTCAGCGTCGCGGAGCATCACGCGAATCTCGTGCCGTGGCTGATGCTCGCAGAGCAAACTGGGGCGAAAGTGGTCAAGCTGCCGCTCAATGCCCAGCACCTGCCTGACGTTGAACGTCTGCAGACAATCATCACCCCGCGCAGCCGAATTCTCGCGCTGGGGCAGATGTCGAACGTGACCGGCGGCTGCCCGGACTTAGCCCGTGCCATTACCCTCGCCCATGCCGCGGGCATGGTAGTGATGGTGGATGGCGCGCAAGGAGCCGTCCATTTCCCGGTGGATGTCCAGGCGCTCGACATCGATTTCTACGCCTTCTCAGGCCATAAGCTGTACGGTCCAACCGGTATCGGCGTGCTTTACGGCAAACCGGCGCTGCTGGAGGCCATGTCGCCATGGCTCGGTGGCGGTAAGATGATCAACGACGTCAGTTTCGAGGGCTTCACTACCCTGGCCGCACCGTGGAAGCTCGAAGCAGGTACCCCTAACGTCGCTGGCGTGATTGGCATGAGCGCCGCGCTGGAATGGCTAGCCGATGTTGATATCGCCCAGGCGGAAAGCTGGAGTCGGGGGCTAGCTACACTGGCGGAAGAGGCGCTGGCCCAGCGTCCGGGATTTCGCTCATTTCGCTGTCAGGACTCCAGTCTGCTGGCCTTTGATTTTGCTGGCGTTCATCATAGCGATATGGTCACCCTGCTGGCGGAATATGGTATTGCGCTACGTGCCGGTCAGCACTGCGCGCAGCCGCTGCTGGCTGAACTTGGCGTCTCGGGTACGCTACGTGCCTCATTCGCACCGTATAATACCCAAAGTGATGTGGATGCGTTGATCAACGCCGTTGATCGCGCCCTGGAAATACTGGTGGATTAATGACTAGCCCAATGTTTGCCGGACACCCGTTTGGCACAACCGTAACCGAAGAGACGTTGCGTCATACC
The sequence above is drawn from the Citrobacter amalonaticus genome and encodes:
- a CDS encoding YgdI/YgdR family lipoprotein — encoded protein: MKKTAAIISACMLTFALSACSGPNYVMHTNDGRSIVADGKPKTDDETGMISYKDANGNKQQINRTDVKEMVELDQ
- the csdA gene encoding cysteine desulfurase CsdA, translating into MNAFNPAQFRAQFPALADAGVYLDSAATALKPQAVIEATRQFYSLSAGNVHRSQFAEAQRLTARYEAAREKVAHLLNAPDDKTIVWTRGTTEAINMVAQSYARPRLQPGDEIIVSVAEHHANLVPWLMLAEQTGAKVVKLPLNAQHLPDVERLQTIITPRSRILALGQMSNVTGGCPDLARAITLAHAAGMVVMVDGAQGAVHFPVDVQALDIDFYAFSGHKLYGPTGIGVLYGKPALLEAMSPWLGGGKMINDVSFEGFTTLAAPWKLEAGTPNVAGVIGMSAALEWLADVDIAQAESWSRGLATLAEEALAQRPGFRSFRCQDSSLLAFDFAGVHHSDMVTLLAEYGIALRAGQHCAQPLLAELGVSGTLRASFAPYNTQSDVDALINAVDRALEILVD